A genomic stretch from Mya arenaria isolate MELC-2E11 chromosome 10, ASM2691426v1 includes:
- the LOC128207047 gene encoding peroxiredoxin-6-like has protein sequence MGINLGDVFPNFEAEIFDETAANGLKKIKFHEWIGKDSWSILFSHPRDFTPVCTTELGMVSQLVDDFAKMKTKVIALSCDSVEEHKGWSKDVMDYSKQKAFGFPIISDPKRELAKQLGMIDPDEQTETGMPLTCRAVFIIGPDYKLKLSMLYPATTGRNFDEIKRVVTSLQLTATKKVATPANWKLGDKCMVIPSLSLDEAKKLFPKGVEVCQMPSGKGYMRFTPDPSDS, from the exons atgggAATTAATTTAGGCGACGTTTTCCCTAATTTTGAGGCGGAAATTTTCGATGAAACGGCCGCAAATGGcttaaagaaaataaagtttcatgaatggATTGGAAAGGACAG CTGGTCGATCCTATTCTCCCACCCGAGGGACTTCACCCCGGTATGCACGACCGAACTGGGAATGGTTAGCCAGTTAGTGGACGATTTCGCCAAGATGAAGACGAAGGTGATCGCCCTCTCATGTGACAGCGTGGAGGAACACAAGGGCTGGTCCAAG GACGTTATGGATTACAGCAAACAGAAGGCGTTCGGCTTCCCGATCATTTCCGACCCGAAGCGCGAACTAGCGAAGCAACTGGGTATGATTGATCCGGATGAGCAGACGGAAACTGGGATGCCATTGACTTGCCGGGCT GTTTTCATTATCGGACCAGACTACAAACTGAAGCTGTCTATGCTGTATCCGGCTACCACCGGTAGAAACTTTGA tgAGATCAAAAGGGTAGTGACCTCACTGCAGCTAACAGCCACAAAGAAAGTCGCCACCCCGGCTAACTGGAAG CTCGGGGATAAGTGCATGGTCATCCCGTCCCTGAGCCTAGATGAAGCCAAGAAGTTGTTCCCCAAGGGCGTTGAGGTCTGCCAAATGCCCTCGGGCAAGGGTTACATGAGGTTTACCCCCGACCCCTCGGACAGTTAG